The Streptomyces sp. 135 sequence GGACCTGGTGGTGCTGACGTCACCGGCGATGACCCACGGGGCGACGATCGTCCACACGCCGAGGGCGCAGCAGGCCCACGCCATGCTGTGGGTGCGCTCGTAGGCCCGGCCGAAGCCGCCGCTCATGAGCAGGGCGTAGGCGATGCCGACGATCAGGTTGGTGACCGACAGGCGCGTCAGGCCGTTGAAGCCCGCGATCCACGGCGAGGCCGCCAGGTAGAGGCCGGTGAGGAAGGCCATCGTCTCGACGGCCTGGATCTTGGGAGTGCTCGCCGCGCGCTCCGCCATCTCGTGGCGTTCGCGTATGTCGACGATGTCGGGGTGCGTTTCCATGGAGGACTGGGTCCTGGGGGACGTTGATGACATGACGTCCACCTCCAGCTGAGTGGTGGTTCATGGTGCGGACGGGGGGACGCGCGAACTGATCGCCGCGCGGCCGGACCAGGACGGGGACTGAAGGAGCAGCGTGCGGGCTCTCGCGTGCCCGTGCTGCCCGGGCTGTCGGGACTATCCGGCGACGAGGGGGCGTGCGGCGTCGGTGACGTTGTCGTACGTCTCACCCTCGGGCAGCCGCCGCACCGCTTGCAGTGCGGAGTCCGGCGCATGGTGCGATTCCAGCGTCTCCAGCAGTGTCTGCCGGTCGGCCGGGAACGTGCTGCGCTCAAGATGGCGGCTCAGCTCCAGACGCGTGGCTTCGGCCTCGGCGAAGGAGCGGGCGCGCTCCCGTTCCTCGCCCGGCGGCGGGACGGGACCGCCCGGGTCCACGACCACGTCGTCGTCGGCCGGCGGCTCGGGGTCGTTCGCCTCCTCGACGTGTGTGTGCTGACCGGAGCGCAAGTAGCCCTCCAGTTCGTGCTTCAACTCGTCGTCCTTGCGCGGACTCACCGGATTGCTGCCTCGGTCCACGACAAGCACCTCCCTTTCTCGCGGGCACGGGGGTCCGGGGTCTCCCGGGTCTCCCTATGCCGCACTCGGCTCGTACGACCAGCGCGAGCCCTCCCGCCGGGATGTCGTCGCTCACCTCCTCGAAGGGAATGATCAGCACGTCGGCGGACGTGGCCGCCGCGGAGCGCAGCAGCGCGTCGTCGGCGCGTACGGGGGCGGGGGAGCCGTCACCGAGGGCCTCCGCGTCCGTCCGTCGCACCGCCACCTGGTCCGGCTCGGGGCCCGCCCACATCTCCTGGTGCAGATCGGGGCCGCCGGGCCGGACGAGGAGGGTGTCGATGCGGTGCTGCCGGGCGGCGTCCACCATGGCGGGCACACCCTCCACGGCGTCCGTCGGCCGGTCGGTGCCGACCCTGCCCGCCCGGAAACGGTCGAGCGCCTGTTCGATGTGCCGCCGCAGGCACTCCTGCCGGGCGTTCTCGATGGCCTCTTCCAGCGCCGCGGAGCCCGAACCCGCGGCCCGGCCGCCGCGCTCGGTCTCGACCGTGACGGCCTTGACCTCCTCCGGGAGCTTGTCGTGCACCGAGCGCCGCTCACGCGGGTCGCCGACCAGCACCACGACATCGGCGCCGGACTCCTCATGGGCGGCGGCCAGCGCTTCGGCGATCTGCGCGGCGTTGTGCTCCCAGGTGTTCTCCACCTTGAGCTGGAAGTGCCGCTCCGACCAGTCGGACGTCGCCGTGCGGTGCACCGGCCACTGCTCGCCCTCCACGTGCCCGGAGTCCTGCGGGCGGCCACCCGCTTCCCGCAGCTGGAAATCGGCGCCGGTGCGGTCGATGTAGGCCACGAGGCACACGGGGTCCTGGCCGGACAGCTCCAGCAGGGGCGCGAGGCGCGGCAGCGGGGCCCAGGAGGCGGAGGGTGACTGCGGCCGCCGGGACAGGCGGTGGCTGAGCACGACCTCACCGCCGGTGGCGAAGAGCACGCGGCCGGCCGGGTCCTGCGCGGGCGACCGCTCCGTCAGGTCGGCACGGACGGCTTCCGTGGTGGCTTCGTCGGCGCCCTGCTGCTCCAGGGTGCGGCAGACGTCCCGTACGGAGAGCTCACGCCGTTTGGCGCCCGACTCGTCCGCCTGTCCGGGATCGAAGTACACGGTCGCCCAGGGGCCGGGGTGGTCCAGGAGCGGTTGCAGAAACGAAAGGCGCATGGTGGCTCCGGGTTCCAGTCGGTGGTGTCGTTTCTCCTGGCCGTAGGGCCAGGGAGCGAAATGATCGCCTCCTGCATAGCCGGTACCCCCCGCAAAAGGGTGCAAACTACCTCACATACCCCGACGGTTTCGCCCACCGGTGGAGACCGGGGCAGCGGTGCAAGCGGCCCACGGGCCACACCGGTCGGGTCAATTGTCGCGCTCGATCGACCGTCACCGCCACGCGAGGGCAGGCATGACAACGGACTTCCCGCACATTCCGGGGTGGATCTCCGGAGCGAGGGGTACTCCGCCCTCCACATCTCTCACCGAGGAGACCGTGCCATGACGTTCAACCCCCTGGAACAGCGGGGCATCCCCCTGGACCGTCAACTGCGCAGCTGGCGTGAGCTGAATGTCCAGCCGATCGACCCCGATCACTGCGACCCGTACACCCGGTGCCGGATCATCACCATGAACGGCATCGAGGTCGAGGCGATCCTCTTCAGCCACCAGCTCGCCCGCAACACCGTGGACCCGGAGGTCAAGCGGAAACTGGCGAGCGTGCGCTACATCGAGGCACAGCAGCAGAAAGCGGTGAACTGGCTGCTGCCCGGTGTGTCGTCGGTCCTGGAGACGACGATCGCCTACGAGCAGGTGGCCGTCGACCTCACCGCGTGGATCGCCCGCATGGAGCCGGACCCATACCTGAAGCAGGCCTACCAGTTCGGCGTCCTGGAGGACTTCGACCATCTGTACCGGTACGCGAACCTGTACGAGATGATCGAGCACCGCAAGGCGGAGTCGATCGTCGATGGGCTGACTGAGGTCATGCCGGGCCGGCCGACGAAGTACCACCACCGCGACCCGGTCGACAACGTCCGCGACCCGTACGACAAGGACGCCACCGACCCGCTCTCCAAGCTGCACGCCCTGACCGTGCTCTCGGCCGAGCAGCAGACGATGAACTTCTACATGAACACCGGCCCCACCTACATGGAGCCGATCGCCCGCCAGCTCTACCAGGAGATCGGGCTCATCGAGGAGGAGCACGTCACCCACTACGAATCGCTCGTCGACCCCGGCGAGACGTGGTGGGAGCAGCTGGTCAACCACGAGTACAACGAGTGCTACCTCTACTACTCCTTCATGGAGCAGGAGAGCGATCCCAAGGTCAAGGCGATCTGGGAGCTGCACCTGAACATGGAGCTGGAGCACCTGCACATCGCCTGCGACCTGATGCGCCGGCACGACGGCCGCGAACCGCAGGAAGTGCTCGCGCCGCAGCTGCCGAACGTCCTCACCTTCGAGCCGAACAAGCAGTACCTGCGCGAGCTGCTCGACACGCAGATGGACCTGACCACGCTCGGATCCGGTTACGTCCGCGAGGCGCACGAGCGGTTCGAGGCGATGCAGGAGCAGATCCACGGCGGCGAGAAGCCGCCGAGCGAGCGGGTGATGGCGCAGCACGACGAGATGTTCGGCCGCGAGTACCGCGTCCAGTCCGAGGGGGAGCACCCCGACCCCGCCATGCGCGAGAAGTGAGGGGCCGGCAGATGTCAGAGCTCCACACGCCCCACGCCGGGGACGACCGCGCCGCCGACAACGACGTGGTCTCGCTGCTCATGCGTCAGCACGGTGACATCCGCAACCTCTTCGACGAGGTGGAGGCGGCCACGGGGGAGGAGCGGCGGGATGCCTTCCGCCGCCTGGTGCGGCTGCTCGCCGTGCACGAGACCGCCGAGGAGGAGGTCGTCCACCCGTTCTCGCGGCGCTCGCTGCCCGGCGGTGAGCAGATCGTCGAGGACCGCCTCGCCGAGGAGCGGGCCGCCAAGGAGACACTCGCCGCGCTCGACGACGCCGACACGGACGACCCGAAGTTCATGCCGCAGCTGATGAAGCTCCGCAAGGACGTGCAGGAGCACGCACGCGCCGAGGAGCGCTACGAGTTCACGCACATCAGGCGCAGCACCGACGCCACGAATCTCGCCGCCATGGCCAAGGCCGTCAAGGCGGCGGAGGCCATGGCTCCGACCCGTCCCCACCCCGGTGTGGAGTCCGGCGCGGCGAACATGGCGCTCGGTCCAGTCGCCGCGCTGATGGACCGCACGAAGGACGCCGTGCGCAAGGCGATGGCCAAGAAGGACGGCTGACGCCCCGTCGTGGCTTCGTGGCGTCGTGGCTTCGCAGTGGAGGGGAGTGGGACGGCTCACGCCCCACTCCCCTCCGGAAGTGCTCGCCCCGACACCTGGAACCGGCCTGAGCCGGCCTGACTCAGACGAGTTCGGGCTGCGGTTCGAGCGGCTTCGCCGGTACCGCCTTCGGCTCCCACAGCCTGGCGGTCCGCATATAGCCGTAGACCACCGAGGCCATCCCCAGAATGAGCAGCGGCCCGAACAGCCACGGATACCTGGCCATTTCCATCGGCAGATAGCGATAGGAGACCAGGAACGCGGTGAAGACGACCGTGCCGTAGACGACCAGCTGAATTCCCGCCCGGTCCCAGCCCCGGTCGTACGCGCGCAGCGCCGCGTCGATCGTGTACGCGAACACCACACCGGCGACGATATCGGCGCCGTAGTGATAACCGAATCCCAGCGTCGCGCCGAGCGTGGCTATCAGCCAGAAGACGCCCGCGTACCGCAGAAGGCGTGGACCCCTGCGGGAGTGGATGAAGATCGTCGTGGCCCACGCGGTGTGCAGGCTGGGCATGCAGTTGCGCGGGGTGACCTCGTTGAACGGCATGTGCTGCGGTGTGACGACCGAGGGCGGCGTGTCCGGCCACAGGTTCGCCACCGCCCAGTGCCCGCCGTCGGCGCCGTAGGCGAAGATCGGTCCGACCACCGGGTAGATCATGTAGATGCCGGGTCCGAGCAGGCCGATCACCAGGAAGGTGCGCACCAGGTGGTGGCCGGGGAAGCGGCCCTCGGACGCGACATTGCGCAGCTGGTAGAGCGCGACGACCACCGCGGCCACCGCGAGCTGGATGTAGACGTAGTCGAGGACGTGGGCGCCGACCGCGCCGGTGGCCTCGACGATCCGGCCCGCCACCCACGACGGGTTGCCGAGCGCGTGATCGGCGGTCGCCACATACTGGTCGAGCACCTGCGGGCGGGTCTTGGACGTGATGAGCAGCCAGGCGTCGCCGGTCTTGCGCCCGGCCACGAGCAGCAGGCCGAGACCGACGCCCTTCAGCAGCAGGACGCGTTCCGGGCCGGTGCGGCGGGTGACGGCGATGACCGCGCAGGCGATGATCACCCACAGGGCGCCGTTGCCGAACATCATCTTGGCGTCGACCGCCCACCGCACCAGGAAGAAGACGATGTCGATGCCGACCGCGGCGCCAATCGCGATGAACCGCTGCCGCCAGGGCAGCACCACCAGCATCAGCGCCATGCTGGCGTACAGCAGCGGCCCCGACTTCGGAGCGAATATGACCTCTCGCGCCTGATTGGTGATCGGCCCGGGCAGGCCGTAATGACGCGCGGCGAACTCAAGGGCGATGAGGAATGCGAGGGTCACCACACCCGCCGCGGTCCACAGCATCGGCTTCGGCTTGCGCCATGCGACGAACAGACTTCTGAAGTTTTTACGCGAGAGTATTCGCGACGATGTAGTTAGCAATTGTATGGCCGATGTGTTAGATGTCGGTTAAATGGCTCACTCTTCGTGCCAGATAATATGGTTTTCCGGTGAAGGGCGGCGGGCCGGGGTGGGCATCGTGACTTAGATCATGCTATCGGAGCGGCCCGGCGGGTTTGCCTGGGCCGGTGGCTGCCCTCGGCGGCCGGGCCGCCGCTTCAGTGGATGCCGAGGAAGATGCCGCCCGGGGCGTGGAGACCGTCGTTGTTGAGGTGGAAGGCGCGCAGTGAGCGGGCGATCTCGCGCTGCGAGAGGTAGGAGTCGCGGTCCAGGTCGAGGCGCTGGAAGACCAGCGGCGCGTCCTCGCCCGAGACGCCTCGGAAGGCGAGGTACGCGGCGAACTCGTCGCTGCTGATCCTCTTGTCGCCGTCGGAGTCCAGGACCGCGAAGAGCGCCTTCGCCAGGTTCTCGAGCAGGTCGGGGCGGTCCGTGTCGTAGCCCACCGCGCGGTGCGCCGCGACGTACTCGTCCTGGGACAGCCGGAAGCGCCCCGGCGTCGACTTCGCAAGCAGGCCCAGCCACTGCGCCCAGTACGCCGCCGCCAGCGCCGCGAGGCGTGCGTCGTCCGGGGCGAGCGAGTAGTGCTCCGCGTACGCGTCCACCATCCGCTGATGGTCCTCCCACGCGACGAATCCGTCGTCGTCGGTGTCCAGGACGGCGAAGAGCTGCCGGAGCCTGCGCATGATCGGGTCGAACCTCGCCATACTTCCCAGTCCTTCCGCTCCTCCTGCCGGAGCCGCCGGAGAGCCACGGCACACGGTCGTGGTGTATCAGACGCGCGGCGGTACCTGAAGGTTCACCGGCGGGGCGGGGCGGGCCACGGACCCGCGGCCCGCCACGATCAGACCAGTTCGGGCTGCGGTTTCGCCCGCAGGACCGGCGCCGCCCTCGGTTCCCACGTTCTGGTGGTCCGTACGTATCCGTAGATCACTGAAACCATCGAAAGGAGGACAAGGGGACCGGCCACCCACGGGTGCGCGGCCATCTCCATCGGCAGCCAGCGGTACGACACCAGGAGCGCGGCGAAGACCGCGGTGCCGTACGCGACGAGCTGGATCCCCGACCGGTCCCAGCCGCGGTCGAACGCCCGCAGGGCCCCCTCCACGGTGAGCGTGAACACCACGCCGGCGACGAGATCCACGCCGTAGTGGTAACCGAAGCCCAGCGTCGCGCCGACCGTGGCGACCAGCCAGAACGCCCCCGCCCAGCGCAGGACGCGGGGCCCCTTGCGGGAGTGGATGAAGATCGCGGTGGCCCACGCGGTGTGCAGGCTCGGCATGCAGTTGCGCGGGGTGATCCCGTCGTACGGCACCGGATGCGGGACGTCGAGCGGCGGCGGCGTGTGCGGCCACAGGTCGGCCACCGCCCACTCCACGCCGCCCGTGCCGGAGGTGCCCGGGCCGTAGGCGAAGATCGGCCCGACCACCGGGAAGAGCATGTAGATGCCCGGCCCGAGCAGGCCGATCACGAGGAACGTGCGCACCAGGTGGTGGCGCGGGAAGCGGCGCTCGGCCGCCACCTTGCGCAGCTGGTACAGGGCGACGACGACCGCGGCGACCGCGAGCTGGGCGTAGACCAGGTCGAGTACGTGGGTGCCGACCGGGCCGGTGGCCCTGAGGATCCGCCCGGCCAGCCACGAGGGGCTGCCCAGCGCGTGATCGGCCATCGCCACGTACGGATCGAGCACGGTGGGGCGGGTCTTCGACGTGATGAGCAGCCACGTGTCACCGGTCTTGCGGCCGGTCACCAGGAGCAGGCCGAGGCCGACGCCCTTCAGCATCAGGACGCGTTCCTTGCCGGTGCGGCGCGTGATCGCGACCACTGCGCAGCCCAGCATCGCCCACAGCGCGCCGTTGCCGAAGTACTGGTCCTCGGGCACGTCGGCGTCGACCGCCCACCGCACCAGCACGAAGACGACGTCGACGCCGACCGCGAAAGCAGCCGCGATGAACCGCTGCCGCCAGGTGAGCACGACCATCATCAACGCGAGGCCGCCGTACAGCGGCCCCGGCTTCGGCGCGAAGATCACCTCGCGGGCCTGGGCGGTGATCGGCCCCGGCACGCCGTGGCGGCGCGCGACGATCTCCAGGGCGATCAGGAAGCCGAGGGCCACCAGGCCCGCCGTGGCCCACAGGAGCACGCGTGGCGCGCACCGCGCGGCGGACCCGCTGCCACTGCGGTCTGTTCGCGGAGCTTTCCGCGCAGATATAGGTATCAATGTATGGCCGTTTTGTTAGATGTATTCCTTCAGCACGAGCATTGAATCACTGGCGGACGAGATACCGGCTCCCCGTGACAGGAACCGGCGTGAGGCGTTGGCACTCATGCTCCATGGGACCGGGGCAGTACGCGGTGATCGTCTCTCCCCGGCCCGCGCGGCACACCGCACACGTGTGCCGTCGTCCCGCCGAGTCGAGAACGAGGAAGTCACGTGCCCCAGTTGACGCACAGACGTCTGCTCATGAGCGCCACCCTGTTCGCCGCCCTCACCGGCGTTCTCGCCCCCGCCACCGCGGCCTCCGCGGCACCGGCGGCCCCCACGGCCCCAACAGCTCCCGCTGTTCCCGCTCCCGACATGGCCGGCGTGACCGCGGCCCTGAACGCCGCCATGGCCAACGGAGCTCCGGGCGCGATGGCCCGCTTCACCGGCCCCGACGGTGTCCGGACGCGCGCCGCCGGTGTCCGCGACCGTGTCTCCGGCGCGGCCATGGACACCACCGCCCGCTTCCGTATCGGCAGCGTCAGCAAGACGTTCTCCAGTGTCGTGCTGCTCCAACTGGTCGACGAGGGACGGCTGGAGCTCGACGCACCGGTCAACCGCTACCTCCCCGGTCTGCTGCCCGACGACCGCATCACGGTCCGTCACCTGCTCACCCACCGCAGCGGTCTGGCCGAGTACACCGACGCCATGTTCGCCAAGACCGTGCCCGGCTTCGAAGCCGTGCGCAACCGCGTCTTCACCTACCAGGAGCTGCTCGACCTCTCGCTGGCCGAACCCCGCACCACCGAGCCCGGCGCGGCCTACAAGTACTCCAACGCCAATTTCGTCGTCGTAGGCATGCTCATCGAGAAGATCACGGGAACCTCCGCCGCCAAGCAGTACGAGCAGCGCGTCATCAAGCCGCTGAGACTGAGCCACACCTCCTACGTCCACCCGCGGGCCCGCATCGAGGGCACGCACGTGCGCGGCTACCTCCACCCCGACGAGGCGGGGGCACCGCTCGTGGACTCCACGGAGCAGACCGCTTCCTGGGCGCAGACGGCAGGCGCGGTCATCTCCGACCCGGCCGACCTGAACACCTTCACCACCGCCCTGATGCGGGGCAAGCTGCTCTCGCCCCGGATGCTGGACGCCATGACCACGGTCACCCCGACCGACACCGCCGGCACCCGCTTCTACGGGCTCGGACTGCGCCGCTACGACCTGTCGTGCGGAACCCAGGTCTACGGACACACCGGCACCGTCCAGGGCTACTACACCTACGCCTTCGCCACCCGGGACGGCCGCCGTGCGCTCTCCGCCATGGCGAACACCTCGAACCGGGGCGCGGCGAACACGGCGCTCGGCGGGACGCTGGAGGCGGCCTTCTGCGGGAAGAAGACCAACCGCTGAGGCAGCGGGTACGACCCAAGGTTGTACGGGACACGCGTGGCGATCAACACAATGATGAAGTCCCGGTGAAGAACGTATGGTCATTGCGTTCACAACCACCTGGCCGGGCCGCCTACTTGGGGCCCGGCGTCATCCCGTGGGGGGATCCATGCGACACCGCATCCGTATCGCCGTGCTCGGCTCGGCCCTGGCCGTGACCGGCTTCGCGGCGCCTGCCGCCTTCGCCGCCCCGACCAGCGACGTGACGATCGACAAGGTCACCGTCAACGGCGGCAAGCCGATCGTGCTCGGCACCACCGCCGCGCAGACCTTCTCGGTCTCCGTGACGGCGTCGGATGACTCGGGCATCGACGAGGCCGACATCACGCTGTACGGCCCGAGCTCCGCGGTGGCCCTGCCGGCGTCGGCGCCCACGTGCGAGGCGTCGAGCGCGACGACCTCGACGTGCACCGCGAAGTTCACGCTCGACCCCGACACCGACTTCTACGACAACAGCCCGGCCGGCGCCTGGTACGTCGACGCGATGGTGACGGCGAACGACATCGACACCATCCTGGCGGAGAAGGCCGGTGCCTTTAAGGTGCAGCGCCTCTCCAAGCTGACGGCCAACGCCTCGCCGGAGCCGATCAAGAAGGGCAAGACGCTCACCATCACCGGCGCGCTGACCCGCGCCAACTGGGAGACCCACAAGTACGCGGGCTACACCAACCAGTCCGTGACGCTGGAGTTCAAGAAGAAGGGCGCCTCGGCCTACACGGCCGTGAAGACCGCGAAGTCCGACACCAAGGGCAACCTGAAGACCACGGTCAAGGCCGCCACCGACGGCTACTTCCGCTGGAACTTCGCCGGCAACTCGACGACGTCCCCGGTCAAGACGACCGGCGACTACGTCGACGTGCGCTGATCACCGGGCGGCAACCCGCTCGACCTTCCGGCAGGCGCGGACGTCTTCGTCCGCGCCTGCTGCTCCGCACTGCCACCGGGACGCCCCCGTCATTCGCAGCACCCGTCTCTGCGCATCTGCTCTCCCACCGCCTTCCAGTCCGTGGCGTCCGGCGCCTCGTCCTTCAGGGCCTTCGTCTTCCTGTACGGCGCCGCCAGCTCGGCGCGCTCGTGGAGGCGGCCGCCGACCAGGACCTGGGTGACCCGTACGAGTGTGGCGAATTCGGTGAACGGGTCGCCGTCGACGATCGTGAGGTCTCCCAGCTTCCCCGCTGCCACCGAGCCCAGGTCCCGCTCGGCGCCGAAGACCCGCGCGGGCGCCGCGGTCACGCTCAGCAGGGCTTGGGTCGGGCTGAAACCGTGGGCCACCAGCTCGCGGAGGGACAGATGCAGATGGAGGCCGACCGGGGTCAGCGGGGTGTCCGTGCCGAGTGCCATCAGGCCGCCCTCCTTCACCACCGCACGGTAGGACGCCAGCTCCCGTCGGTGGATCAGCCGCTCCGCGTCCGTGGGCTCCTTGGCCGCCTGCGCGCGGATGGTGGCCAGATCCCAGGGCGGCATCATCTCGGTCACGCGGGGGTCGTCGACGAGATCCGGGTGGTCGTGGATCGTCGGGAGGGCGCTGAACGGCGTCGCCACCAGGTTGAAGCGGCCGTGGGTGTAGTTCTCCCTGGTGTCCTGGTGGGTGCGGTTCCCCGAGGTGGCGCCGTGCCCGTACTCGGTCCGTTCGGTGGCGGACAGGTGGGTCGTCAGGTCCTGGCCGCTCTGCACCCCTTGGGAGCACAGGTGGGAGCCGGAGCGCACCCCGAGCCGGTCATGGCCGAAGCGAGCGGCGGCCGCCATGTACGCGAACGGCGCCCGGACGTACGTCTTCACGAAGTCCCAGTCCAGCGCGGCCCCCCGGGCGAAGGAGCGGCGCAGCCCTTCCGGGGTGCGGTGCGCGCGGCCCATGGAGTACGCGACGCGCGGACCGTCGAGCAGTTCGCCGGTGGTGAGCAGGCGCGGCCCGGCGAGCCTGCCGGCGATGACGTCCTCCCTCAACCGGGCCTGTTCGTAGGAGAAACCGGCGAGCGAGACGGTGGTGGTGACGCCGTACGCGAGTTCCAGCGCGGACTGGCGGGCGCCGTAGGTGTACTGCCAGGGGTGGGTGTGCGCGTCCCAGAGCCCGGGCAGCACCGTACGGTCCGACGCGTCGATGACGCGGGTGGCGCGGCGGCCTGCCCGGTGCGGTTCGACGGCGGCGATGCGGCCGTCACGGATGAGGATGTCGATGTCCTCGCGGGGCTTGGACCCGGTGCCGTCCCAGAGCTGTCCGGCGTGGACGAGGGTGTCGACGGGTGTGGGGCGCCGATAGCTGACGCGCACGGGCACGGTGCGTCCGCCGCCCCCGTCGATGGGGGTCAACTTCAGCTTGCCGTCCGCGAGATGGAGCAGGGTCCTGGAGTCGGCGGACCATGAGGGGTGGTCGGCGCCCTCGTCGCCGAGGCGGCGGGGTTCGCCGTGCGGGGTGCCGTCGGGGCGCACGGGCAGCACCCAGAGCGCGGACTCGCTGACGCAGGCGAACCACTTGCCGTCCGGTGACCAGGCGGGCCCCGACGCGTACCGGTCGGAGAGTGAGGCGAACGGGGCCAGCGGGTGGAGCCGGGAGGCTCCGGTCGTGACGTCGACGACCCTGATGAGGTTGTAGCCCTCGCGGAAGCGGAGGTTGAGGCGGTTGCGGTCGCAGTACGCCACGTACCGCCCGTCCGGGGACCAGCTGGGCGGCCCCGGCAGCCCGCCGCCGCCCATCGGCGCGGCGAGCACCTTCTCCGTACCGCTGCCGAGGTCGCGTACGAGCAGGTTGCCGACCATGTCGAGGCAGGCGAGCCGGGTCCCGTCCGGGGAGAGCGCGCCGTGGACGCGGCCGCCGGAAGCGAGGACGGTGTCCTTGGTGGTGGCGAGGTCGTGGCGGCGCACGGCATTGAGCCCGTCGCGGTCATCCACGTACAGCAGCGAACGTCCGTCCCGGCTCCAGGCGGGCCCCTGGACGTAGGAACCGGCCGGCGCCCTCACGACCTTCCGGGGCTGTCCGTTGCCCGAAACCGGCTGGACCCAGAGGGTGTTCAGCGAGACGAAGGCGAAGGAGCGTCCGTCGGGGGCGAGGGCCGGCTGCTGGATGCCGCGCACCTTGCGGGTGCCGCGCGGCTCGAAGTCGTAGTTCTTGACGCGGTAGGAGGGCCGCCCGACGGGAAGCGTCGCGTCGAACGGCAGCACGTGCCCGCCACCGCCCGTTCGGGTGCGGACGATCCGGAACCGTCCGTCGACGGTGAGCAGGACCCGCTCGTCGTCCAGCCAGCGGGGCGGGGCCACGGAGATCTCGCCGTCGACGGGGACCGGTTTCCCGTCCACGACCAGGATGACCTGCTCGAACTTCCCGACCAGCTGCACCGTGCGAAGCCAGGCGCTGCGGCCGGCGGGGGAGAAGACCGGGACCTGGAGGTTGCCCGGCTCGGTCTCGGCGTGCCAGACGGTGACGGGCCCGCCGTCCGCGGGCACGGCGGCCAGCGTCCTGGACCTGAGCACCGTCTGGTCGAGCCGCCCTCGCACGAAGACGATCCGGCCGCCGTCGGCGGACCAGGTGGGATCGAAGTCCTCGTACGGAACGTCCTGTCCGGGACCCGACTGCCCTTTCAGGCCAGTGAGTTGGGTCAGGTTCCCGCCGTGCGGATCGACGGTCCAGATGCGGTACGGGCTGCCCTTGACGGGGTCGCCGCCACGCTCGGAGGAGAACACGATCCTCGACCCGTCCGGGGACCAGGCGGGCCCCCGGTCGTCCCAGGGTCCTTCGGTCAACCGCCGCAGTCCCGTCCCGTCCACGGCCATGACCCAGATGTGGAACTGGCCGCCCTTGAAGCAGGCCATGGCCACCTGGCGGCCGTCGGGCGAGACGGCGGGGCGGGTGGGCTCCAGGTCGGGCGGGGTGAGGGCGGTGGCGGGCCGCCCGTCGTCCGCGAACGACCAGAGGACGTTCTGCACCTCGGCGAGGAACCGCTCGCGGGCCGGGGCGGCGGCGCCGTTGGTGGCGGCCGTGAAGCGCAGTCGGGCGGTCCGTCCCGCGGCGTCCTGGGGGGCGGCGGCCGCGACGGCTGCCGGGACGGCGGGCACGGCCACTCCCGCGATCGCCGTGCCCGCGGCGCTCTGGAGGAAATGTCTGCGTGGCATCGATGGCAACGTTGCTCCCGGGGTCTCGTGTGGTGCGCTACTGCCCACTGGCGCAGGGACA is a genomic window containing:
- a CDS encoding SPW repeat protein; translation: METHPDIVDIRERHEMAERAASTPKIQAVETMAFLTGLYLAASPWIAGFNGLTRLSVTNLIVGIAYALLMSGGFGRAYERTHSMAWACCALGVWTIVAPWVIAGDVSTTRSVVSNVITGAVMLLLGLAASAAAKAGGKSDSAGHGRARAYRAGPR
- a CDS encoding DUF2795 domain-containing protein; this translates as MVVDPGGPVPPPGEERERARSFAEAEATRLELSRHLERSTFPADRQTLLETLESHHAPDSALQAVRRLPEGETYDNVTDAARPLVAG
- a CDS encoding Vms1/Ankzf1 family peptidyl-tRNA hydrolase; this encodes MRLSFLQPLLDHPGPWATVYFDPGQADESGAKRRELSVRDVCRTLEQQGADEATTEAVRADLTERSPAQDPAGRVLFATGGEVVLSHRLSRRPQSPSASWAPLPRLAPLLELSGQDPVCLVAYIDRTGADFQLREAGGRPQDSGHVEGEQWPVHRTATSDWSERHFQLKVENTWEHNAAQIAEALAAAHEESGADVVVLVGDPRERRSVHDKLPEEVKAVTVETERGGRAAGSGSAALEEAIENARQECLRRHIEQALDRFRAGRVGTDRPTDAVEGVPAMVDAARQHRIDTLLVRPGGPDLHQEMWAGPEPDQVAVRRTDAEALGDGSPAPVRADDALLRSAAATSADVLIIPFEEVSDDIPAGGLALVVRAECGIGRPGRPRTPVPARKGGACRGPRQQSGESAQGRRVEARTGGLLALRSAHTRRGGERPRAAGRRRRGRGPGRSRPAAGRGTGARPLLRRGRSHASGAEPPS
- a CDS encoding hemerythrin domain-containing protein, coding for MSELHTPHAGDDRAADNDVVSLLMRQHGDIRNLFDEVEAATGEERRDAFRRLVRLLAVHETAEEEVVHPFSRRSLPGGEQIVEDRLAEERAAKETLAALDDADTDDPKFMPQLMKLRKDVQEHARAEERYEFTHIRRSTDATNLAAMAKAVKAAEAMAPTRPHPGVESGAANMALGPVAALMDRTKDAVRKAMAKKDG
- a CDS encoding phosphatase PAP2 family protein, with the protein product MLWTAAGVVTLAFLIALEFAARHYGLPGPITNQAREVIFAPKSGPLLYASMALMLVVLPWRQRFIAIGAAVGIDIVFFLVRWAVDAKMMFGNGALWVIIACAVIAVTRRTGPERVLLLKGVGLGLLLVAGRKTGDAWLLITSKTRPQVLDQYVATADHALGNPSWVAGRIVEATGAVGAHVLDYVYIQLAVAAVVVALYQLRNVASEGRFPGHHLVRTFLVIGLLGPGIYMIYPVVGPIFAYGADGGHWAVANLWPDTPPSVVTPQHMPFNEVTPRNCMPSLHTAWATTIFIHSRRGPRLLRYAGVFWLIATLGATLGFGYHYGADIVAGVVFAYTIDAALRAYDRGWDRAGIQLVVYGTVVFTAFLVSYRYLPMEMARYPWLFGPLLILGMASVVYGYMRTARLWEPKAVPAKPLEPQPELV
- a CDS encoding phosphatase PAP2 family protein — its product is MLLWATAGLVALGFLIALEIVARRHGVPGPITAQAREVIFAPKPGPLYGGLALMMVVLTWRQRFIAAAFAVGVDVVFVLVRWAVDADVPEDQYFGNGALWAMLGCAVVAITRRTGKERVLMLKGVGLGLLLVTGRKTGDTWLLITSKTRPTVLDPYVAMADHALGSPSWLAGRILRATGPVGTHVLDLVYAQLAVAAVVVALYQLRKVAAERRFPRHHLVRTFLVIGLLGPGIYMLFPVVGPIFAYGPGTSGTGGVEWAVADLWPHTPPPLDVPHPVPYDGITPRNCMPSLHTAWATAIFIHSRKGPRVLRWAGAFWLVATVGATLGFGYHYGVDLVAGVVFTLTVEGALRAFDRGWDRSGIQLVAYGTAVFAALLVSYRWLPMEMAAHPWVAGPLVLLSMVSVIYGYVRTTRTWEPRAAPVLRAKPQPELV
- a CDS encoding serine hydrolase domain-containing protein; protein product: MSATLFAALTGVLAPATAASAAPAAPTAPTAPAVPAPDMAGVTAALNAAMANGAPGAMARFTGPDGVRTRAAGVRDRVSGAAMDTTARFRIGSVSKTFSSVVLLQLVDEGRLELDAPVNRYLPGLLPDDRITVRHLLTHRSGLAEYTDAMFAKTVPGFEAVRNRVFTYQELLDLSLAEPRTTEPGAAYKYSNANFVVVGMLIEKITGTSAAKQYEQRVIKPLRLSHTSYVHPRARIEGTHVRGYLHPDEAGAPLVDSTEQTASWAQTAGAVISDPADLNTFTTALMRGKLLSPRMLDAMTTVTPTDTAGTRFYGLGLRRYDLSCGTQVYGHTGTVQGYYTYAFATRDGRRALSAMANTSNRGAANTALGGTLEAAFCGKKTNR